Within Spinacia oleracea cultivar Varoflay chromosome 4, BTI_SOV_V1, whole genome shotgun sequence, the genomic segment CTCCATCTCTTGGGGAAGCTTCGTGGAAGTACCGCGTATTCCGATTCTCAGTCGGGTAGTTTAAGAGTTGTGAATCTCTTATGAACTACATTCTTTTAGCAGTGGTTACGTGAAAAGACCTTAGgttttgttctcttcaccttatcctTATTGCGCAATAGATCCAATCATATCATAACAGATCATaatagaaaaaacaaaaaacattaAGATCAGACCAAACCAAACCAGGCCACACAAAAAACTAGAataatcagaccagatcaggtGAAGAGAATAAGACCAGTATGGATGACCAAGTGAAAGGAACGAAATGTGTGTCAACATGAAAATGATGCCATTTCCGATGCACGAATTTCTCCCAAAAGAATAGATTCATCTACTACATTACCATTATGAAAGCTGTAGGATCAACTAAATGATCTGTTCTTCTAAACATTGTACATTAGGGTTAGATGGGGTTAAATAACCTTAAGCTATCTAGATTTGACTCTATACAGTTAGTTCAGCAACGAGTTCATCGATCAAAGATGTTACTATCTCCTCTTCAATGTCGATTCCTTCTTCTAGtgattcaatttcaaaatcaagcCACCTTCCACACTGAGTACTCATATCCCAGTCCACAAGCTCATCTACCATTAAATTTCCCATGTTTTGCCAACATAAAATCTCTTTATACACTTCCTCAGTTAACCACTCATTTTGAAGCAGCATTCCCCATTTAGACCATGATTTGTAGCTCCCAAGAATAGACCGTTGATACTTTGTGTTAACACTTTCTGTAACATAGTTGAACAAGATTTTCCGTTCAAGCTTGGAACACGGTTCTGCAGTTCTTCCTGATGTATTTATCAGATTTTCCAACAGATCAAAGAGGTCAGGATCTACGATATTGCAATCCTCATCCAACCTTAATCTATTTAATCCCGCGTAGTGAAGCATGTGTCTCACGTATTCTAGTTCCCAATAAGATGTATCGATAAATTCTGACTCGTCTTCTCTGGGATGGATACTTTCACTAGACACACAACTTATTACTTCCTGAGATCGAGGAGATGAAGGCTGACCATTTCCTGTAAAACAAGAGCATGTTTTGAACATCAGTTATTTAACCACAAATAAGCACCCATGACCTGACGAACAGATTGGAAGAAAACCCCCACAATTAGTTCTGATATGGAAAAAGCACACGCCAAAAATATTTTTCCTTGCACAAACAAGTTCATGCTGATTTAgaaatattttcataatttcTACGGTATCATTTATCACTCACAAGTCACAAGTCAAAATTTTGGCTAATTAGCCTGCTCGAGAAAATAATTATCTACAAGACAGCTATAGAACTTTTAACTAGTGTGTAAACTCATCTCTTGTGTTTCAGAAAAAGTAACTAAATCTAGATAGGGCAGACAATCTCAAAACAATACACCACAAGAGAAAGTAAATGATGGTCCATTTGACAAACAATAGTAAATGGCGGTAAGAGTAATGAGCCTGTCGTAATTTTGCAAGCAAAGCCCTGTAGGTCCAATACCAAGTCCATGATGATGCAACCTATCCCCAAGTATGTAGCATTTTTTATTGTACTACTACTATGTATTAATGTTCATTATCACTTATGAATTTAGAGGTGGTAATGGAAATTATGAAAATCCATATTCTAAGAAGTGGAAAAGCATTACCATGAAAATTTACAATTGACTTTTCATGCAAAACTGTAAATAATCTCATTGTCATTACCATGTGTAAAGTGTCTACCAAACAGTCCGTAAGTTCATAGAGAGACATGAACACAAAACTGACATATTTAACCCCTGTTGGACGCAATTTGATCAACTTATAAGTGCAATTACCCAACATTCTATGTCATCTGATGAATTTGGCAAAAAGCATGAAATCAACACAGATCAAGCAGGACGAACTTCAGATTTACTACTAGAATTTCATGCACCAAAAGCTTCGTTTCTTCTAAAGGGTTTCCTCACTCAACAACATTATAGAGCAGACCTTTACTTTTCTTGGCAGATGTTCTTACTATTCAAAATATGCATTTGTCCAGATGGGAAATTGATAGGTTATCCTTGTTGATTTATGACCTTTAAAGTTGAATCTACAATTAGATATTATGGTAGGCAAAGCTTTACCGTGAGTGACATCACTTGTAGCAGTGGATGACATCCAACTTCCGGACATTGAACATTCTGGAATTGAGATATTAAGATGTTCAAGATGAGATTCGCTGCATGCTTCAAATCTGTTAGTGCTGCTAGCACTCTGTTCTTCAAGACCTTCAAAATCCTGTAAAATATGAAGGAAGTCAAGCACAATATTTGACAATGTACATTACGATGTTAGTAGCAGGAACTCTTCAGATACCAACAACAGAATATTTGACAAAGTTGATAGCGACCAGACATGCATACTAAGGTCACAGtgaatatttcaaaaaaaaaaaaatcaatcccTAAAGTTAAAGAGCTTAATTCATGCTAGGACTTGTGTCCACAGAAATTGGCATGCAATAGCTGATGGGAATCTTGGTACATCTAAAACATATGCATAAGTAAAAAACAAGGGTCAAAATTTCATCAGCTTTGCTTTTGGACAATGCATATTAGTAGTTAAAAAGTACAATTAGCACTCAAAATCCACAAGTTTTGACATGGTAAAGCCTATATAAAAAATCAAGCTCCCAACTTCACTCTAAAGAAAAAGGGAGAAAAGCTTAGCAATAGGCAGTAAGTCATCAACAATTACTCCTCCGTCGCTCCCCAATGCAACACTACTAGTACATAGTCAACGAGAGTAGTAATTGTAATTCTACAACACCCCCAGCTAAAGAAATGTAAAAAGAAAACCAGAAATGGTAATAAAATACAGAGTAACAactacataagaaaaaaaagaaagaaaaagaccAACAATGGTACCATGGATCTTCAGACTCTAGCAGCCTCAACAACTAACTGCAGATAATATACCATTTTGTAAGGTCAATAGTGGTTGGAGGAACCTTTGCATATGCCAATTTTAACATTCCATAATCTGTAACAGCTTTCTGCAAATCTGTGACATGCCAATTGAATTGGACCCTTTTTTATATTGTCATGCAAAATTGACCTTTTCAGTTAAGAAACGCTCTTGTTACTTGAAGAAAATGGGGGAGGAGACATAGTGAAAAGCTCAAACAACTATCCCCCTACCCTAATTATCCCTGTCCGTTAAACCAGTCAAACAGGTAGTTTACCAAATTAAGTGATCACCCCATTTTTATCAGTGTACCTCACAAGATTACCGCCTTTCTTTATTACCTTTTTCCGGGATAGGCGGTGAGGAACCTTATAGAGATACCAGGGTAAATGTATGTAATTGGAACGCAGTGCCTTGTGCAATGCAAAATGTTAACGTAAATATCTAGTCATCTACTCAATCTCTGTTCTCAATATATCAAGTCTGGCTACCAAATTAAACAATTTGCTTTCACTTGTACTAGGATCTTCGCCAGCAAGGAATCAGACATTCAACCAACAATACAGTTTTTATGctatacggagtacttcctcCGGGTTTTTTAATTGCCCCATTTGGGTTGGATACAAAGATTAAAAAAATAGTAAAATCAAAGTTGCTCATGTGATAACAaacaaaagagagagaaaaggttAGGTAACAATGGTAAATGAACACACCAAAAAGCATGTCAAACCATATCATAAAAGGAAATGGTGCAACTAATATGCAACTTCCATAAATGgaaaatggtgcaattaaaGAACATGAAGTATTAAATAGCTATGAACAGTTCCTAGAGGAATAACAACAATTTGCTCCACTAGAAAAGCGTGATTCAGAGATCCACAAGAAAAATTGGACAAAAAAACTTAATAAATGCTCCTAAAGAAAAGGCATATAAAATTCCCTCAAAAAATTGGAAGGAGATTATCATACATGAACATGCTCATTGGAACCTATGGTCTTTGTTAAGGACATACTGTGTATATCTTACCAACTACTACCTCCGTCTACTTTTAATCTACACAAATTTTCTTTTATCTTGCCGATGCAAAACTAGATCATTAACATCTCTAATTATCAATtgttaaaaatcataaaagttgaTATCTTGAAAATATATAGAGACGGATCTAACAAGATTCCACATGACTATTTTTCCTAACATATAAATCACCAATGTCGGTCAAAGTAGAGTTTTTTTGCATAAATGTAAAGTGTGTAGATTGAAAAGAAACTGGGGGAATATGTACCAAGAGAGACTTTCTTTCAGTATATACTGGATGACACACATCACCTCTTCGTTACAAGGAAAATAATAAGAGCACTACATACTTTCTTATTTGATTCAAAAAGAAGAATGCATCATTACAAGAAagataatgattttttttttccaacatAAACATGGAAGTAGCAATGATGTGAACTGTCCGCCTTAGCTCTATATTGACATGCCTTAAAAAAAACAGGAGTATTTTGCTTTTCTTTTTGAAGGATGAAGAACTACAGAGGTACAGATACAACCGTTCGTAGTGCTCTAGTGCCAGCCTATGATTGCGAGATTACATGGTATTTTATAGTGTAAGAAGCAAAGACGGTGTCCTATCAGTGACAACTAATACATTGGATGCTTCATTTGGTAACATTTATCCAACTGGTAGAAGGTGATCTACATTCAACCGGAttgttttgtatttttaatACCGCACATTTTTAAAGATTAAAGGTaaaattgtcaaaaagtacCTTCTTTTTATCTCACTTTGTGAACTAATACCTTATTTGTCCAGTTTTGTCAAATAAtaccttgaattaaaaagttgcaTTAAAAATGGCACCTTAGAGCAACAATCCGGCTAAATTGTCAactttccggccattgactcaTGCTTCCCTCCAAAACATTGTGCGTGTGAAACAAACAAACCAAAAAACCACGCGCCTCTCGAACTCTTTTAAGAAAAACACTACCAACCAACAATCTCATATCCATCTCAAGTTTTTTGGGGGAAAATAAACTGGTTTTTTTTGGTGGGAACAACACTACCAACCAACAATATCATAAAAACAACACTAACAACCAGAAATCTCATAAGAACAACACTACCAACCAATAATCTCATATCCCACTCCTTCGGAGCTTCAGCAAAAGAGATATTAGTAATCTGATTTCTCGGATGAAGGATCGGTCTATTGCTCGTGTTAAGGAGATTTTGCAAATGGAAATGTATTCTGGTTATACTTGTAATCCAGATTACCTATCTGTTTGGCATCGTCTTTTGTTGAATCATGACAAGTTTATCAATATTGTGAAAGGAAAATCAGAATGAAAGAGCTAAATTGTAGAGttgagtttttatttttactgaAAATGGTGGTTGAGTGAAGGAATGAGAGCAGTGTAGTAAATGGGAAGAAGAAAGAGCATTGGAATTCTCAACCAAAATTTTGAATGTGGTTAATTGCTGAGAGAGTGTTCACACGCGTATTTTTCCCACTCAAAGTGTGCCAACAAACggagtcaatggccggaaagtTGACAATTTGGCCGGATTGTTACTCTAAGGTGtcatttttaatataattttttaattcaaggtaCTATTTGACAAAACTGAACAAATAAGGTACTAGTTCACAAAGTGAGGTAAAAAGAAGgtactttttgacaattttgccAAGATTAAAAGCACATGTTTACAGATTAAAGACACATACGttttaaaagaacatattgttaataaaaagaacatattatcaAAAGGGATGCAATTAACCATTAAGGGAATTTAAATCTACACCTGATAAAGTAGGGTTCCCAAATTTGAGCGCAAAGGATTTGAGAGGATATGTCAGTTGTTGTTGGCTGCTCACCTAAAGTTTAGGTTTTTTCTTAATTGGAAGAAGGTCCCATGTATTGTATATTTCAAAAAACATACTAATATGCTTTAATAttgtaaaaatgtgcttttaaactaattaatgtccTTTTTGAGAGATTAAAAATACAAAACGACTTGGTTACATGTAGCTCTACATGCAACTGGGTGCACCTTCTAATTTGTGACATTTATTAACAAGATATGAGCACAGCCACATCTCAAGATTCTACAGGATACCTGCCAGATCCTTTCTTTTTACTACTCAACTCTCATCCAAGAATATAGAACAAATAAGTACTCAACAGTCCTTCAACGCGAACTGAAGCAAAATCCATCCATCACAAAATGGATATTTTTACTAGTCTGGTCAGCGGGAAACACCAAACCATGGCTGAAAATTACATTAGCAGATGATCCCAGACTGGTTATAAAAGGAGTTTGATTTGACAAGAGCCAAACTAGGGAGAAACAATATGGTTTGCCTGACCACTCCTTGGTTATCCAAAAAACATGGACGGCTATAAGCAATTGGGGACAAAATTAGGGGTCTTGTTGTCCATGATCTGTATTGGAACACTAAAGGACATCAACCTAGCAACcattaaaagaaaaagaagggtTTACAAAGCAGGTCATGTGACTATTGATTAACAATAACATATACACCATGCTATGCACTCTATAGTCTATATTAACACGGAGGACTGACTCACTAAGTGAGAACTGGCATTGCCTATAAAACTATACCACTCTTTGATCTTTAAAACCTACTTGTTTACAAACTTCCATGATACTTGATGAAATCCCTAACTCATTTGGCCGAACTTAACTTCATTATGATTTGGGAAATCACTGATTCTCATGCCTTCTAGGCAAAACAAAACCTTTTCCCTTCTCCCTTCATAGAGAATGGAAAAAGAAAAACAGGATAATGAGACTAGAAGAGCACCATCAGTTTCAAGTTTACTCAATTGCAAGATTCTATCAAACATGAAAACTAGAAGAAACTGCTAAATATTTTTAATCGTATGGATTAAAAGATTCAGGTTCCTGAAGGAACTAGGAAAGCAAGCAAGAAAGCAAACTAAATACAAACAGGTAACTACTAGTGTGAGTGGAAACAAATCTACTGCTTGTTCATTCTTTCTAATcttcttcaagaaaaaatatattaaattctTGATTTTTATTACACCTACTACTCAAACTGCCCACTTCCTCCCTGACAGGCTGACACTTCAAGTCCTCACCTGCGATCCAGGGTGGCTTTTACTTGAGTGGCAACCAAGAAGAGGTCAATTAGAAAGCAAAGGACACACCTCTTAGCCGGTGTTTTTGTGTTTATCATGCTGATCTGCAACAGCATCTTCTCTAAAGTGACCTAATTCCACCCACCTCTAGGTTCTCTCACTCAGCAACCTCTTTGGACTTTTCAAGGGGGCAACGGCAATGATGGTGAAACAACACTTGCAGAAAGCTGACAGCAGCAGGATGACGAATGGCAATTTCGCACAAAACTCCTAGATCTAATCTCCCTCACACTAGATCAATATGGTCGAGCATACAGTCATACTTTATCAGAAATGAAAAAGACGAAGAATTGGATAGTAGGGGGAGGGGAGTCTCCTACtaactactacctccgtttcaaaatgatctttacggtaaCTACTTGaacaatattaagacaaaatagagaaagtgtgtaaaaaagtgggtggatataataaaatatggataaagtatggTAGAGGTAAAAAGGTGGGttggtgtaagaaaaaaatgaataaaatacgAGAAAGTGCGTGGAAAGTTGTAAATGTTATGGGTTAAGAGGGGTAAGATAGTGAATTTTTATgtccaaaatagaataaagcaaagtgtaaagaacattatgaaacggactaaaacggaatgtgtaaagatcatttgaaaacggaggtagtagttatcaataattaaaataaaatttgttgTACGAACTACTGTTTATTGAAAACATATTGTTAATCATCAAGTTCCTCAAACACTAGGACTTTGACTAGAAACCGCCTAATGTCCAGATATAAAACTCTTCACTGCATAAgtttaaaaacaaaaatcatgCCAGAAAAAGCCAAATAGCCAATAGTACAACAACTCAGAAAAACAATTTGATCACTGACCAATGCTTTGTGCAATAAATGACCTCTCTTGCCTCAGTAATGAAACAACTATGCCAAGGAGATAACCCCAAACTAAAGTACCAAAAATAACCTGAGCAATTCCCAAACCTTTTGTTTCACTAACTTGCATACATGATATATGAAGAATACTGATAAACTCAAAATAGCAGGCTAAACATGAAATTCGGAAAAAATGCTACGGAGTAATTATTGTCTGTTAAAAATTAGATACTAACGCATGAGAAAagttaaaaggaaaagaagcaatgACCAGGAGCATACCTCCCAATTCTGGCTTGATTTAGTTATCATAGACGAAGAGCAATCATCACATGTAGCACTTGTCTGATCTTTATCAGACCAGTCATCATAATCCATTAAAGAAGGGGCCACAACATCTTGCAATAGCATTGATTCAGACAAACAAGATATACCATTGGTATCAGGGCTTTCCATTGTCAAATCAGATTTTGTTGACCCAATTTTATCAGTTAACTCCCTGAGCTTTTGCTCCAAAAGAAGACTTAAAGAACCACTGTCGATCAATTTCAGCCCTCGACGTGGTGATAGTGGACGTGTATCAGATTGACAATTATCATAAGAATCAGCACAAAGATGATGATCGCTTCTTGTGGTTTCAGTAGCAGACGAGGACGACTGAGATACAGCTTTTTTTATGGGAGAGGTGAAAGTAAAGGAAATTACATCCATGTCCCTCCTTGAATTGCCTTGAGGTGATACATCACGTGGTGCACCTTTCTCATCACTGTTTTCCAGCACTTTCTCACTTAACTGGTTATCTTTGGCAGAAAGCTGTTTGCTTCTTGAGATTTTTTTCATTCTATTCAGTGAAGGCCTATTTTCACTAACACCATACAGTGAAGGTCTCCTGTCTGCTACACGAGTTTTTGCAACCTTCTTTGATCCATTTTCAGCATTCACAAAAACTTTACTTACAATTTTACTTGGACCAGGACAACTATCCCCGTGAGTAATTTTTCTAGGTTGCTGATCAGAGAATGAAGTTTTGGCACTTGGCTGGTCTTTGTGAGAGACACTATTCTGCTTCTCATTGTTCTGTCTAAGCACGCCAGAATTCTTCTTCCTTGGAGTCCTAGTTGAACCAACCTTTTGTGTATTCGGCTCCTTTTGCTTTAGCTTCTTATGCTCCTGCTGATGGCTCCTACTGTCACTATATGCTGAACCATTTTTTTTCTGCACATTGGCTTTATCTTGGACAGCCAAAGGAATTGCCTTGCctttatttttctctttcaGTGAACTGCTTGCTTGTGAACTAATAATATTTTTAAACAAAGACTTACGAGTAGACCTATCAGAAGTAGTTCCTCTTACTTGCTGTACAGGGGCAGACATCTTTTGCGTCTTGGGGGACTCAGGTAGCCTGGATGACCTCTGTGCAGCTTCCATTTTGTCTTTTAGATCTTGAAACCTAAAGGATGATGAAGGAGACCCCAGACATGGGACTTTGGCCCTCCCAGTAGACTGAGGAGCAGAATCGATAATTCTTGCCGCTGCCTCCATAATGTAAGCTGCATCCTTTGTAGGTACAAAACCTGGACTCTTGATAGGAGACAAGAGCTTATGGTGAGTGATTGAAATTGGTTTGGCTGACTTTGGAGGCAATACCTCAGTCTGAAATCTCTCAATCGCCCGGCTTTGAACCTTGTTCGTTCTTGAATCCACAGAATTCCAATGGAAATCCTCAACTTTGTTAGGCGCGTAGCTATAGCCCATAATATGTTGCTCAAATTCAAATGGAGCAGCACCTCCAGGATAATAAGAACTACCAATAGCACGAGGTTCATAAGATGCAAAAGAACTTGGCTCAGATGAAGTTACAGTAGGCATAGAGTCCAATCCCATCAGTCGGGCAACTACCCCCGGAGGTTTAGTTCCATATCCATCATCCCCATTTACAGACGACGCACAACTATAATTACCACTTCCTCTGAATGAAGAACGGTCACCATTCTCTGACAGGTCCCTCTataagaaatattatcagaaatgatGTCATTCTTAAGTgataaatacataaaaaagttGGATTTGTTGGTCTAGGCGGCACGACCCTATGTAAAAAGATGTAAATAGCATGTATGTTCCATGTCTCTATGCCTCTATGGCTTGTGTGTTTGTCTATGTGTGCACTTGTACTTACATGGAAATTCTTCTGTTTGATGTAGTTACAAATGTTTCACGTACAACTGAGCgagagaggaggagagagagaaacatAACTTACCAATAGATACTGAGAAATTGCCAAATTGTCAACACTCTCCTTTCCTTGGCTAGATCCTTCTGCATCTGAACAGGCAGCAAAGAGATAAGTAAATGAGTAGCCCAAAAAGGCAATAAGGAACACACTTTTTTTAAGCAGTAAAAACGGAGTATAACAAAAATAACCAGGCAGTTGTAACATTGATAATGCAATTACCAGATAAATCAGTTTTGTAAGAGAATAACTTTTTCCGGGATTTGGCATTCCAATCGAACAGGTAGAGGAAGCGCCCCTTCGAACGTTTTCCCTCGGCTGCCATCTCCCACCCACAGCACCCTTTACATTAACTTACAATCCCAACCAGCCGCCCTTTCTGCAATGATTCACACGACATTATCATacacaaaatattcaaaggtgAAAACTTTAAGCTTGGACCAACAAGCTCCACATTCTGCAACTGGAATATTTCACTAAAAATATTCAA encodes:
- the LOC110799987 gene encoding uncharacterized protein, translated to MAAEGKRSKGRFLYLFDWNAKSRKKLFSYKTDLSDAEGSSQGKESVDNLAISQYLLRDLSENGDRSSFRGSGNYSCASSVNGDDGYGTKPPGVVARLMGLDSMPTVTSSEPSSFASYEPRAIGSSYYPGGAAPFEFEQHIMGYSYAPNKVEDFHWNSVDSRTNKVQSRAIERFQTEVLPPKSAKPISITHHKLLSPIKSPGFVPTKDAAYIMEAAARIIDSAPQSTGRAKVPCLGSPSSSFRFQDLKDKMEAAQRSSRLPESPKTQKMSAPVQQVRGTTSDRSTRKSLFKNIISSQASSSLKEKNKGKAIPLAVQDKANVQKKNGSAYSDSRSHQQEHKKLKQKEPNTQKVGSTRTPRKKNSGVLRQNNEKQNSVSHKDQPSAKTSFSDQQPRKITHGDSCPGPSKIVSKVFVNAENGSKKVAKTRVADRRPSLYGVSENRPSLNRMKKISRSKQLSAKDNQLSEKVLENSDEKGAPRDVSPQGNSRRDMDVISFTFTSPIKKAVSQSSSSATETTRSDHHLCADSYDNCQSDTRPLSPRRGLKLIDSGSLSLLLEQKLRELTDKIGSTKSDLTMESPDTNGISCLSESMLLQDVVAPSLMDYDDWSDKDQTSATCDDCSSSMITKSSQNWEDFEGLEEQSASSTNRFEACSESHLEHLNISIPECSMSGSWMSSTATSDVTHGNGQPSSPRSQEVISCVSSESIHPREDESEFIDTSYWELEYVRHMLHYAGLNRLRLDEDCNIVDPDLFDLLENLINTSGRTAEPCSKLERKILFNYVTESVNTKYQRSILGSYKSWSKWGMLLQNEWLTEEVYKEILCWQNMGNLMVDELVDWDMSTQCGRWLDFEIESLEEGIDIEEEIVTSLIDELVAELTV